A genomic segment from Legionella quinlivanii encodes:
- the hutH gene encoding histidine ammonia-lyase, which translates to MFESVSIVPGELTLAKIRALLVSKQVIVLDESSHSDIEASFKEVESVIRDKKIVYGINTGFGSLASQTISPDNLRQLQRNIVLSHACGTGELLDDETVALILLLKINSLAQGYSGVSPALIEAFLSMYNHQLWPCVPAKGSVGASGDLVPLAHLSLPLLGAGHVRYQGKVMPAEEGLALTGLTSLELGPKEGLALLNGLQVSAAICLQAYYQCVTLFETAIIAGCLSLDAALGSDTPFDDRIHRIRGHQSQRVVARFYRELLAKSEIRESHRSCKRVQDPYSLRCQPQIMGAVLHQMNFVRDTLAVEVNAITDNPLVFTREHEILSGGNFHGEALAMAADNLALAIAEIGANSERRIALLIDKNFSGLPAYLVKEGGLNSGFMIAHVTAAACASDNKALAHPHSVDSLPTSANQEDHVSMATNAARRLHLMLDNTKTILAIELLAACQGLDFHQPLSTSTPLKFFYEKLRSCVRHYESDRYFSPDIEVAKQKISEGEFRIPKMMLHSPLY; encoded by the coding sequence ATGTTTGAATCTGTAAGCATAGTTCCGGGCGAATTAACACTGGCCAAGATCAGAGCGCTTCTGGTTTCAAAGCAGGTTATTGTGCTTGATGAAAGTTCTCATTCCGATATTGAGGCCTCTTTCAAAGAAGTGGAATCAGTAATCCGTGATAAAAAAATTGTCTATGGAATTAATACTGGCTTTGGTTCTCTGGCGTCTCAAACAATAAGTCCTGACAATCTGAGACAATTGCAGCGAAATATTGTTTTGTCGCATGCCTGTGGAACTGGTGAGCTTCTGGATGATGAGACGGTTGCCTTAATTCTTCTTCTGAAAATAAATAGCCTTGCTCAGGGATACTCTGGGGTAAGTCCAGCGCTGATTGAGGCGTTTCTGTCAATGTATAACCATCAGCTTTGGCCCTGTGTTCCTGCCAAGGGATCGGTTGGTGCTTCAGGGGATCTGGTTCCTCTTGCTCATCTCAGTTTACCCTTGCTCGGAGCTGGGCATGTACGTTATCAAGGGAAGGTAATGCCTGCTGAAGAAGGATTGGCACTCACCGGCTTAACCTCTTTGGAACTAGGACCCAAAGAAGGTTTGGCTTTATTGAATGGCTTGCAGGTTTCTGCTGCGATTTGTTTACAAGCGTATTATCAGTGTGTGACCTTGTTTGAAACCGCGATAATTGCCGGCTGTCTTTCGCTGGATGCTGCGCTGGGAAGCGATACGCCTTTTGACGACCGCATTCATCGAATTCGTGGACATCAGTCACAGCGTGTCGTTGCGCGGTTTTATCGCGAATTATTGGCTAAAAGTGAAATCAGGGAGTCTCATCGTTCCTGCAAAAGAGTGCAGGATCCTTATTCACTACGATGTCAGCCACAGATCATGGGGGCGGTTTTGCATCAAATGAATTTCGTCAGAGATACTCTGGCGGTTGAGGTCAATGCAATTACTGATAATCCTCTGGTTTTCACAAGAGAACATGAAATATTATCGGGGGGAAATTTTCATGGTGAGGCTCTGGCTATGGCGGCCGATAATCTGGCGCTCGCTATTGCAGAGATAGGAGCTAACTCTGAAAGACGAATAGCTCTGCTTATCGACAAGAATTTCAGCGGATTACCGGCTTATCTGGTGAAGGAAGGGGGGCTTAATTCTGGATTTATGATTGCTCATGTCACAGCGGCAGCCTGTGCCAGCGACAATAAAGCTTTGGCGCATCCACATTCCGTCGACAGTTTGCCGACTTCTGCCAATCAGGAAGATCATGTCTCTATGGCCACAAATGCGGCCAGACGATTGCATCTGATGCTGGATAATACAAAAACTATCCTGGCTATTGAGTTGCTCGCTGCCTGTCAGGGGCTCGATTTTCATCAGCCATTATCTACATCCACTCCGTTAAAGTTTTTCTATGAAAAGCTGAGATCTTGCGTCAGGCATTATGAATCGGATCGCTATTTTTCACCTGATATCGAAGTGGCTAAACAGAAAATATCAGAAGGAGAATTCAGAATTCCAAAAATGATGTTACACTCCCCGCTTTATTAA
- the rnhA gene encoding ribonuclease HI: MIVEIFTDGACKGNPGPGGWGALLRYKGQEKKIYGGEAHTTNNRMELMAAIQALALLNRSCQVELYTDSQYVRQGMTGWLFQWKKNGWKNSKKEAVKNADLWQQLDALAQKHQINWHWVKGHSGHIENDLADELANLAISELLQN; encoded by the coding sequence ATGATTGTTGAAATTTTTACTGATGGAGCATGCAAAGGCAACCCCGGTCCTGGTGGATGGGGGGCTTTACTACGCTATAAAGGCCAGGAAAAAAAAATATATGGCGGCGAAGCACATACTACAAACAACCGAATGGAACTGATGGCTGCCATTCAGGCACTTGCTCTTTTGAATCGATCTTGCCAGGTAGAGCTATACACAGATTCCCAATATGTCCGTCAAGGTATGACGGGATGGCTTTTTCAGTGGAAAAAAAATGGCTGGAAAAATTCCAAAAAAGAAGCTGTAAAAAATGCAGATCTGTGGCAGCAGCTTGATGCTTTGGCCCAGAAGCATCAGATTAACTGGCATTGGGTGAAAGGTCATTCCGGTCATATCGAAAATGATCTGGCTGACGAGCTTGCAAATCTCGCTATTTCAGAATTATTGCAAAACTAA
- the dnaQ gene encoding DNA polymerase III subunit epsilon — MRQIVLDTETTGISHDAGHRIIEIGCVELLDRKLTGKHYHVYINPDREVDEGAFRVHGISTEFLKDKPRFSEIADEFLNFICDSELIIHNAPFDVGFINAELGHLKHPHRLDKYCMVLDTLVMAKEKHPGQRNSLDALCKRYEIDNSHRQFHGALLDAEILAFVYLAMTGGQTSLFGSDLEEEQQIIVETEAVVSNVQYNIPVYSASEEELAGHKNFIEFLVKKSGVNRWEDEV, encoded by the coding sequence ATGCGCCAAATCGTTCTTGATACAGAAACTACGGGTATTAGTCATGATGCAGGGCACCGTATTATTGAAATCGGCTGTGTCGAGCTTCTTGATAGAAAATTAACCGGTAAGCATTACCATGTTTATATCAATCCTGATCGAGAAGTGGATGAGGGAGCATTTCGGGTACATGGGATCAGTACCGAATTTCTAAAAGATAAGCCGAGATTTTCTGAAATTGCAGATGAGTTTCTCAATTTCATCTGCGATAGTGAGTTAATCATTCACAATGCTCCCTTCGATGTGGGCTTCATCAATGCTGAACTCGGGCATCTGAAGCATCCGCATCGGCTTGATAAATATTGTATGGTTCTTGATACCCTGGTGATGGCAAAAGAAAAACATCCCGGCCAGCGAAATAGTCTCGACGCGCTTTGTAAACGCTATGAAATTGACAATTCCCATCGTCAGTTCCATGGTGCGCTTCTTGATGCTGAAATTTTAGCATTTGTTTATCTGGCAATGACTGGCGGGCAAACCAGCTTATTTGGCAGCGATCTGGAAGAAGAGCAGCAAATTATTGTTGAAACCGAAGCGGTCGTCAGTAATGTTCAGTATAATATTCCAGTGTATAGCGCGAGTGAAGAAGAACTAGCCGGTCACAAAAATTTTATAGAATTTTTAGTAAAGAAATCCGGAGTGAATCGTTGGGAGGATGAGGTATAA
- a CDS encoding SH3 domain-containing protein, with amino-acid sequence MSRFPLRSFVLFYIIAILFPGSGQAIEVPIYDFPLDLYSQNVNDYLPADSSDYDEPILTSNYQESQVERFYQHYYSSDTNGLSPWSEGLVRSLFPKIKQTELEILDEFNNQNKEPSARHYGENFKEHDAKWLNRIKHNMNLAALDNLEFSEANRAVAINNSYARALPETAPDFYHFSLPGQGFPFDNLQESAIWGGTPLYVFAYSNDKAWALVLTPDAYFAWVKSNDIALASGQFVNQWQKAAKKKLIAITKTQTEILDKTGNSQFTGYIGEVFPLVERNKQSTSVLIPAKNNHNQAVIKIGIISTNSSELMPVPASKKTISQLLKQLQNRPYGWGGAYFYNDCSQELKSLFTPLGIWLPRNSAQQAQLGSVVDLSQKNVDERLALLKEKGHPLMTLIYIGGHVMLYLGNKNASNNESEAITYQNIWGLSPSTRDKRYVIGQSLFFPLLKYYPENSDLSSLADKGYFKLVFLDQLNNTRTPQAFAVGFSTPGKPADL; translated from the coding sequence ATGTCAAGATTTCCTTTGCGATCGTTCGTTTTATTCTACATTATTGCTATTTTATTTCCTGGAAGCGGGCAAGCGATTGAAGTTCCAATCTATGATTTTCCACTAGATCTGTACTCACAGAATGTCAATGATTATCTTCCCGCTGACAGCAGTGACTATGATGAGCCAATATTAACCAGTAACTATCAGGAATCCCAGGTAGAGCGATTCTATCAACATTATTACTCAAGTGATACTAATGGTCTATCTCCCTGGAGCGAAGGCCTCGTTCGTTCGCTTTTTCCAAAAATAAAACAAACTGAATTAGAAATTCTCGATGAATTTAATAATCAAAACAAGGAACCTTCGGCACGCCATTACGGTGAAAACTTTAAAGAACATGATGCCAAATGGTTAAATAGAATAAAGCACAATATGAATCTTGCTGCTTTGGACAACCTTGAGTTTTCGGAAGCAAACCGGGCTGTCGCAATCAATAATAGTTATGCTCGCGCACTACCCGAAACAGCTCCTGATTTTTACCATTTCAGCCTGCCAGGGCAGGGATTTCCTTTTGATAATTTACAAGAGTCGGCAATCTGGGGTGGTACACCGCTTTATGTTTTTGCCTATTCAAATGACAAAGCCTGGGCGCTTGTTTTGACTCCTGATGCGTATTTTGCCTGGGTAAAAAGCAATGATATTGCGCTTGCTTCCGGTCAATTTGTAAATCAATGGCAGAAGGCTGCTAAAAAGAAGCTGATTGCAATTACCAAAACACAAACTGAAATTCTTGATAAAACAGGGAACTCTCAATTTACAGGGTATATCGGTGAAGTTTTTCCTCTGGTGGAACGTAATAAGCAGTCCACATCGGTACTGATTCCTGCAAAAAACAATCACAATCAGGCGGTTATCAAAATTGGTATAATCAGTACCAACTCCTCGGAGCTCATGCCTGTTCCCGCATCTAAAAAAACGATTTCTCAGTTGTTAAAACAACTGCAAAACAGACCTTATGGCTGGGGCGGCGCCTATTTTTATAATGATTGTTCACAGGAATTAAAAAGTCTGTTTACTCCTTTGGGAATATGGCTCCCTCGTAATTCCGCTCAGCAGGCCCAATTGGGTTCGGTAGTGGATTTATCACAAAAAAATGTCGATGAGCGCCTGGCATTACTCAAAGAGAAGGGGCATCCCTTAATGACTTTGATTTATATTGGCGGCCACGTCATGCTCTATTTGGGTAACAAGAACGCTTCCAATAATGAATCTGAGGCAATCACTTATCAGAATATATGGGGATTGTCTCCATCAACCAGGGATAAACGATACGTGATTGGCCAATCCTTATTTTTCCCCTTGTTAAAATATTATCCAGAAAATTCCGACCTTAGTTCCTTGGCGGATAAAGGATATTTCAAGCTGGTCTTTCTGGATCAGTTAAATAATACCCGCACGCCGCAAGCTTTTGCCGTCGGCTTTTCAACACCAGGTAAACCTGCGGATTTATAA